A genomic window from Maridesulfovibrio sp. includes:
- a CDS encoding non-ribosomal peptide synthetase/type I polyketide synthase: protein MSEYNIADFIAIIGIGCRFPGAKDKDAFWNNLRNGVDVLVDYTDDELMANGVLPETLSNPDYVKRGYPIDDVESFDADFFGYSAAEALRMDPQQRIFLQCAWAALEDGGIAGSKDTRTGVFAGAKMSSYIDTMVDPNTTGTSAAFGALLGNDKDYIATRTSFKLGLTGPSLTVQSACSSSLAAVHMAVQSLLAGECDTALAGGASITIPQRIGYIYEEGMICSPDAKCRAFDENAQGICAGNGVGVVLLKPLEEALRNKDNIYAVIRGSAMNNDGSDKAGFTAPSVSGQSGVIQDALFLADISARDISYLEAHGTGTALGDPIEIQALTTAFRKDTQDCGYCAIASAKSNVGHLDTAAGVCSLIKTALALKHAEMPPSLHFNTANPRIQFENTPFQPIAELRPWNTDDGKRFAGVSSFGVGGSNVHMILEGPPVESAPGRIEKELFILPVSAKNEESLSELCSSLAQKLKENISISPASVMRTLCKGRRHFNCRTAVFGENYHDLATKLESPAINVTTGKKPKIGFMFTGQGSQYAGMGKELYQSSKVFRNAVDKVAEAMQDHLDTPLFNVLFDENADYLRDTKYAQPAIFAIEYGLYKYWFSLGITPHAVMGHSIGEYAAACAADVMKLQTAVELICHRGALCSSLPAGGGMTAFFADLKKLKELINENSFNDLDVAAINGPEHIVLSGPLKSLRKFENIAEEHDIIFRSLDVSHAFHSHQLDSIVPEFEREVSAITLNTPVINFISCVTGRKESKLITNSRYWADHLRQSVQFTAGTKALLETGCDIVLELGPHAILEGMAKRFLAQDTQILSSMRKGLDPTISIAEATAELYKLGSSINWTPLVSEDVQMVSLPTYAFKKDIYWAPRTLKGNIRRTVEFSYLEKSSPKILNNPLQLRRENHPLPTFKATIDVQRIPALQNHIINGKHMAPLGVLATLILDVWKDFNKDEKSIRLENIKFKSPVLLSCDTPTSVHLFPDESGEIKILQENNGQWITCTTAEIGTDIQPYDIMADMDTGGTSFSPEMFPLALQSLGKNAEGAPLWRFENIRVTENTVHADILLEKELLAGGGGLDVHPSLIDPGIQLLGAFPELFSPPCILAPINARSVSFHNSHEEKLRCSVQLHENNPESVLCEISMWTPEKQRVLTISEMELIRIPEESESSDHASSHAPKLTFLDWQPFEAETATHEIFNNKRPYVLIRSGSSNSFSLNSIGPHPIRTIETANMNTGTLENLEEELSTAEGYSLDQQLDIIYSAKSPDLEEHVRFFSDLSKFGRTRSFILAVSGAVSVAGEDTKPEQRAIWELARVFAAENPQTAVICIDLNNWNAFQEAVLNVLGQSIPCGQYAYRRGQLLTPVLKSLDAEKSISKFRSNMLAVPEGKTALISGATGGLGRTLIKHLVQNGCRNFLLTARNEPKSAVQKEWDDLQKQNIRIHFHAANISNNNDVKELLEDCGKAVPELGAVYHLAGESSHRALVNLFPDEFQRRTSAKIKGANLLHEMTTSMGMEPDIFVMFSSIATLHGIANAGAYSAANGYLEALSEMRQSQGLPSTCISWGPFNDCGMLKDDVRGHEQRESLGIHALSAEKALKVLESIPQSAPVLHATDNDWPVFYDRMSAMGNEPWFLLSEQLSAQEDSRQPSAKNNSVQTPETSVSNDLEAFISKSVADLLKSNSSPEIEENLLMFGLDSLLFLQLSQKLRKKLGAKLSPAEVFANPTIKNICELVRKKTGTTETPLTAPAKRIEQQIRDFELTDAQYAYWAGRSSSLPLGDISCHSYAEYDYKNLDRQRYSASWDELIKRHPMLRMTITTDGMQRISASVPAFKIKHNDLRGMSEEAGQQKMLEVRNELSHKVHDTSQWPLYTVQTVQFSDDLTRICISIDLLLADARSLQIIMRELRDIYEASEDRSPEEACSQGLFKNLDYTFEQYMSDHKQWQNSVEGQQALEAASTYWDDRLPELPHGPDLPLAVPPETITIPKFKQHLAVLPKEKWSALKEKAQAKGFTASLLLMAVYADVLGRWNCSNNFCLNITLFNRQPYHAQVNEIVGDFTSLSLLEVNHDPTKPFRERLAAIRDRFWQDMEHSSLTGVQVIRRLTRSGRMSFGESYPVVFTSNISGGSGPQLLEAMGERGFNISQTPQVWLDNQVHEEQGDLVIHWDAVDELFHESMIDDMLSAYVQTLESLTESDSAWQQKSFDVLPRRTAELIKNMNNTEADLPPQTLFSLFQEALQINPNGPAVITPDGLWTYAQLTRQAEAIARWLEEKGITAGTPVGISIPKGAMQIAAVVGICASGAAFVPIDHELPESRYETLINEAGLEIVLTEEIAASLQPVHDEKKMLERTPTQPDELAYVIYTSGSTGKPKGVAISHEAAVNTILDINRRYSINRNDRIFGVSRLTFDLSVYDIFGAFAAGAALVLPDDKGQRDPAHWLECLSLYQCTVWNSAPALLQLAIEYAESSNKYLPLLRTVMLSGDKISPDTPVRMKKIAANSTIHSLGGATEAAIWSICLPISDHKPSDGPIPYGYPMDNQQWYVLDESLQPCPEHVLGDLYIGGKGLAMGYYKDKTRTDKAFIHHPDTGQRLYRTGDLGTITAKGILTIAGRRDFQVKVNGHRVEPAEVEHILGNHAKISSLSVVALRTGTATKLVCYYIGTAGEEDFRDYASKMLPRYMVPSHFMKLEEFPVTPSGKIDRKALPEPAKETSEPMGGDTRLTETEMKVAEIWNSLLQREKSHPNMDFFSAGGDSVLAARITLELRKAFNTEFALPRFFESPTIKGLANYFDTQKTENMDSLEQHGAAGDSEKVVDILHTSVLARHPSANSIGALVPADLANRNTAKPAEIKKPFITGATGFVGSHILASLLKARVEKVFCLVRAKDKENGLERILKTASDYGLDFQNDLHKIEIIPGDLSEKRYGLSPDDFEQLAEKADSIFNSGALVHYIYSYETLLGPNVRGVREAVRLACTGRQKHIHHVSTVSVFSPMRAETSLKIYEEEPIDQDMQVFGGYPQSKWIAEKVLNQAAEHGVPVSIYRPGLITGSSRNGSWNKEDFLYRIVKGSMQAGCFPDLDRTENFLPVDVVAEAITHIALSNSDKRFFNIDGFNPVQASTLIAAIHKAGAQLDVVPYAEWRKRINRPENSLFPLLPIFPQKVDPQKISRQLVFDNTNAQEALEEGTVVFPKIEELLPLYLRTLMA, encoded by the coding sequence ATGAGTGAATACAACATTGCTGACTTCATAGCCATTATTGGCATTGGATGCCGTTTCCCCGGCGCAAAAGATAAGGACGCTTTCTGGAACAACCTTAGAAACGGCGTGGATGTTCTGGTCGACTACACTGATGATGAACTCATGGCCAACGGAGTACTTCCGGAAACCCTTTCCAACCCAGATTATGTGAAACGAGGCTATCCAATTGATGATGTTGAAAGTTTTGATGCGGACTTCTTCGGTTACTCCGCTGCTGAGGCCCTTCGCATGGACCCTCAACAGAGAATTTTCCTGCAATGCGCATGGGCCGCTCTTGAGGACGGCGGCATAGCAGGGAGCAAGGACACTCGAACCGGTGTCTTTGCCGGAGCCAAAATGAGCTCCTACATTGACACCATGGTCGATCCCAACACCACCGGAACCAGTGCCGCATTCGGAGCACTACTCGGTAATGATAAAGACTACATCGCAACCCGGACTTCCTTTAAGCTTGGACTTACCGGACCGAGTCTCACTGTCCAATCGGCCTGCTCAAGTTCCCTTGCCGCAGTTCATATGGCCGTACAAAGCCTGCTCGCCGGAGAATGCGACACAGCCCTCGCCGGCGGAGCATCCATCACGATTCCCCAGCGTATCGGTTATATTTACGAAGAAGGCATGATCTGCTCCCCGGACGCAAAATGCAGGGCATTTGATGAAAATGCCCAGGGTATTTGCGCTGGAAACGGAGTCGGTGTGGTACTCTTAAAACCGCTGGAAGAAGCCCTGCGCAATAAGGACAATATTTATGCTGTGATACGCGGATCAGCTATGAACAACGACGGCTCCGACAAAGCCGGATTCACCGCGCCCAGTGTATCGGGACAGTCCGGAGTTATTCAGGATGCCCTATTTCTCGCCGATATTTCAGCACGCGATATCAGTTACCTTGAAGCGCACGGGACCGGAACGGCTCTCGGTGATCCCATCGAGATACAGGCCCTGACCACTGCCTTCCGCAAAGACACTCAGGATTGCGGATATTGCGCCATAGCTTCGGCCAAGAGCAATGTGGGGCACCTTGATACCGCTGCCGGGGTATGCAGCTTAATCAAAACGGCATTGGCCCTTAAGCACGCTGAAATGCCGCCTTCTCTGCATTTCAACACCGCAAACCCGCGCATCCAGTTTGAAAATACGCCCTTCCAGCCCATAGCAGAACTGCGCCCATGGAACACAGATGACGGCAAAAGATTTGCCGGGGTCAGTTCTTTCGGTGTGGGCGGTTCCAATGTGCATATGATCCTCGAAGGTCCGCCAGTGGAATCCGCCCCTGGAAGGATAGAAAAAGAGCTATTCATTTTACCTGTTTCCGCCAAAAACGAAGAGAGTCTGTCCGAACTGTGCTCTTCTTTAGCGCAAAAGCTGAAAGAGAATATTTCAATTTCACCGGCATCAGTCATGCGTACACTCTGCAAAGGACGCAGACACTTTAATTGCCGAACCGCCGTATTCGGAGAGAATTATCATGATCTGGCAACAAAACTGGAATCTCCGGCCATAAACGTCACCACAGGCAAAAAACCCAAAATCGGGTTCATGTTCACCGGTCAGGGCAGTCAATATGCCGGGATGGGTAAGGAACTATACCAAAGCTCTAAGGTCTTCCGAAATGCTGTGGATAAAGTTGCGGAGGCCATGCAGGATCATCTGGACACTCCCCTTTTCAATGTCCTTTTTGATGAAAATGCTGACTATCTTAGAGATACAAAATACGCCCAGCCCGCAATTTTCGCCATTGAATACGGACTTTACAAATACTGGTTCTCTCTCGGAATAACTCCGCATGCTGTAATGGGACACAGCATCGGAGAATATGCGGCAGCCTGCGCGGCAGACGTAATGAAACTTCAAACCGCAGTCGAGCTTATCTGCCACAGGGGCGCTCTGTGTTCCTCCCTGCCCGCTGGCGGAGGAATGACTGCCTTCTTTGCTGATCTGAAAAAACTGAAAGAACTGATCAATGAAAATTCATTCAACGATCTGGACGTAGCAGCCATAAACGGCCCGGAACATATTGTGCTCTCCGGACCACTTAAGTCCCTCAGGAAATTCGAAAACATTGCAGAAGAACATGATATAATATTCCGCTCTCTTGACGTGTCCCATGCTTTTCATTCCCACCAGCTGGACTCGATTGTTCCCGAATTTGAACGGGAAGTAAGCGCCATTACCCTCAATACTCCGGTCATAAATTTTATTTCCTGCGTTACAGGCCGGAAGGAATCAAAACTTATAACCAATTCCAGATACTGGGCAGACCACCTGCGCCAATCCGTACAATTTACAGCAGGAACTAAAGCTCTTCTGGAAACCGGGTGCGACATTGTTCTCGAACTCGGTCCCCATGCAATTCTTGAAGGAATGGCAAAACGCTTTCTGGCACAGGACACACAAATCCTTAGCAGTATGCGCAAAGGACTCGATCCGACAATCAGCATCGCTGAGGCGACAGCTGAGCTTTATAAGCTCGGTTCCTCAATCAACTGGACTCCCCTTGTGTCTGAAGATGTGCAGATGGTTTCGCTGCCCACATACGCCTTCAAAAAGGATATATACTGGGCTCCGAGAACCTTGAAAGGAAATATTCGGCGGACCGTAGAGTTTTCTTATCTAGAAAAATCCAGCCCGAAAATATTGAACAACCCACTGCAATTACGCCGTGAAAACCACCCCCTTCCGACATTCAAGGCAACCATCGACGTTCAGCGCATTCCGGCCCTGCAAAACCATATCATCAATGGAAAACATATGGCTCCGCTGGGAGTGCTGGCAACTCTCATTTTAGATGTCTGGAAGGATTTCAACAAAGATGAAAAATCAATTCGCCTTGAGAACATCAAGTTCAAATCCCCGGTGCTGCTTTCCTGCGACACTCCGACTTCCGTACATCTTTTCCCTGATGAAAGCGGAGAGATTAAGATCCTTCAGGAAAATAACGGACAATGGATAACCTGCACGACAGCTGAAATTGGTACAGACATCCAGCCCTATGACATAATGGCTGATATGGACACGGGCGGAACTTCATTCTCACCCGAAATGTTTCCTCTCGCCCTGCAGTCCTTAGGCAAAAATGCTGAAGGAGCACCTTTGTGGCGGTTTGAAAATATCCGTGTGACTGAAAACACCGTTCACGCCGATATCCTTCTGGAAAAAGAACTGCTGGCTGGCGGAGGCGGTCTGGATGTGCATCCTTCTTTGATAGATCCCGGTATCCAACTTTTAGGAGCATTCCCGGAATTATTCAGTCCGCCCTGCATTCTGGCACCGATTAATGCACGGTCAGTTTCTTTCCATAATTCTCACGAAGAAAAGTTGAGATGCTCTGTCCAATTGCATGAAAACAACCCTGAATCCGTACTTTGTGAGATAAGCATGTGGACTCCAGAAAAACAGAGAGTCCTGACAATTTCCGAAATGGAGCTGATCAGAATTCCTGAAGAATCCGAGTCCAGCGACCATGCTTCCAGCCACGCACCAAAACTGACTTTCTTAGACTGGCAGCCGTTTGAAGCTGAAACAGCAACCCATGAAATATTCAATAATAAACGCCCGTATGTGCTTATCCGTTCAGGATCATCTAATTCCTTTTCGCTCAATTCTATCGGACCACACCCGATCAGAACGATTGAAACCGCAAACATGAATACAGGCACTCTGGAAAATCTCGAGGAGGAACTCTCCACAGCAGAAGGCTATTCACTCGATCAGCAATTGGATATTATCTACAGTGCCAAAAGCCCTGATCTGGAAGAGCACGTGCGCTTTTTCTCCGACCTATCAAAGTTCGGCAGAACACGGTCCTTCATTCTTGCAGTATCGGGGGCTGTTTCGGTTGCAGGAGAGGATACAAAACCGGAGCAAAGAGCAATCTGGGAACTTGCGCGGGTTTTTGCCGCTGAGAATCCGCAAACCGCAGTGATCTGCATAGACCTGAACAACTGGAATGCATTTCAAGAGGCTGTTCTGAACGTGCTGGGGCAGTCTATTCCTTGCGGTCAGTATGCCTACCGTCGCGGGCAACTGTTGACTCCGGTTTTAAAAAGTCTTGATGCTGAAAAATCAATTTCCAAGTTCCGCAGCAATATGCTGGCTGTTCCCGAAGGCAAAACCGCACTAATCAGTGGAGCTACAGGCGGACTTGGCCGTACCCTCATCAAACATCTTGTGCAGAACGGCTGCCGTAATTTCCTATTAACCGCCAGAAATGAACCAAAATCTGCCGTACAGAAAGAATGGGATGACTTGCAAAAGCAAAACATCCGAATTCATTTTCATGCTGCGAATATATCGAATAATAATGATGTGAAGGAGCTGCTTGAAGACTGCGGCAAAGCTGTCCCTGAACTTGGCGCGGTTTACCATCTGGCCGGTGAAAGCAGCCACAGAGCGCTGGTAAACCTCTTCCCCGATGAATTTCAACGCCGGACCTCAGCGAAAATCAAGGGCGCAAACCTGCTCCATGAGATGACAACCTCAATGGGAATGGAACCCGATATTTTCGTGATGTTTTCATCAATTGCCACCCTGCACGGAATCGCAAACGCAGGGGCGTACAGTGCTGCAAACGGCTACCTTGAAGCTCTTAGTGAAATGCGCCAATCCCAAGGCCTGCCATCCACCTGCATAAGCTGGGGGCCTTTCAATGACTGCGGAATGCTCAAAGATGATGTGCGGGGACATGAACAGCGCGAATCCCTAGGAATCCATGCCTTGAGTGCTGAAAAAGCACTCAAGGTGCTGGAATCAATTCCGCAATCAGCACCGGTACTTCATGCTACAGACAACGACTGGCCTGTATTTTATGACAGAATGAGCGCAATGGGTAACGAGCCATGGTTTTTACTTAGCGAACAGCTTTCTGCTCAAGAGGACTCAAGGCAACCCTCCGCCAAGAATAATTCAGTTCAGACTCCTGAAACTTCCGTAAGCAACGACCTTGAAGCATTTATAAGTAAATCCGTAGCGGACCTTCTAAAGTCAAACAGCTCACCGGAAATAGAAGAAAACCTGCTCATGTTCGGTCTGGATTCCCTGCTCTTCCTACAACTGTCCCAGAAGCTTCGCAAAAAACTTGGTGCGAAACTAAGTCCGGCTGAAGTATTCGCCAACCCGACAATTAAAAATATCTGCGAACTGGTGCGTAAAAAGACAGGAACAACAGAGACTCCCTTAACTGCTCCGGCCAAAAGAATAGAACAACAGATTCGGGATTTCGAACTGACTGACGCCCAGTACGCTTACTGGGCAGGAAGAAGCAGCAGTCTGCCCTTGGGGGATATTTCCTGCCACAGTTATGCTGAATATGATTATAAAAATCTGGACCGCCAACGTTACTCCGCAAGCTGGGATGAATTAATTAAACGCCATCCCATGCTGCGCATGACCATTACCACGGACGGCATGCAACGCATTTCTGCCTCGGTTCCCGCATTCAAAATAAAACATAATGACCTGCGGGGAATGTCTGAAGAGGCTGGACAGCAGAAGATGCTTGAAGTCCGTAACGAGCTTTCGCACAAAGTGCACGACACATCTCAGTGGCCCCTCTATACCGTGCAGACAGTTCAGTTCTCCGATGACCTCACCCGTATATGCATCAGCATCGACCTGCTTCTCGCGGATGCCCGAAGCCTGCAAATAATTATGCGCGAACTTCGTGATATTTATGAAGCTTCTGAAGATAGATCTCCCGAAGAAGCGTGCAGTCAGGGCTTGTTCAAAAATCTGGATTATACTTTTGAACAATACATGTCTGACCACAAGCAATGGCAAAATTCCGTGGAAGGACAGCAGGCACTCGAAGCGGCATCAACCTACTGGGATGATCGCTTGCCGGAATTGCCCCATGGTCCCGACCTTCCTCTGGCAGTACCACCGGAGACAATCACCATTCCAAAATTCAAACAACATCTGGCGGTCTTACCCAAGGAGAAGTGGAGCGCACTCAAGGAAAAGGCTCAGGCAAAAGGTTTCACAGCCTCTTTACTGCTCATGGCGGTTTATGCTGACGTTCTCGGCCGCTGGAACTGCTCCAATAACTTCTGCCTGAATATCACCCTGTTCAACAGACAACCATATCATGCTCAAGTTAATGAAATTGTTGGGGACTTCACCAGCCTCAGTCTGCTGGAAGTAAATCATGACCCGACCAAACCCTTTCGGGAACGTCTCGCTGCAATACGTGATCGTTTCTGGCAGGATATGGAGCATTCATCCTTAACCGGGGTTCAGGTGATCCGCAGACTGACCCGATCCGGGCGCATGTCTTTCGGCGAAAGTTACCCGGTAGTATTTACCAGCAACATTTCCGGCGGTTCAGGCCCACAGCTGCTTGAAGCTATGGGAGAACGCGGTTTCAATATCAGCCAGACTCCTCAGGTATGGCTCGATAATCAAGTTCATGAGGAACAAGGAGATCTCGTAATACATTGGGATGCCGTTGATGAACTGTTCCATGAATCCATGATCGACGATATGCTTTCAGCATATGTGCAGACTCTTGAATCTCTGACTGAAAGCGACTCCGCATGGCAGCAGAAATCATTTGATGTCCTGCCACGACGGACAGCTGAACTCATTAAAAACATGAACAATACTGAAGCGGACTTACCGCCTCAGACATTATTCTCCCTCTTTCAAGAGGCCCTCCAAATTAATCCGAACGGGCCGGCGGTTATCACCCCGGACGGACTGTGGACCTATGCCCAGCTGACCCGTCAGGCTGAGGCCATAGCCCGATGGCTTGAAGAAAAAGGTATCACTGCCGGAACTCCAGTAGGCATTAGCATTCCCAAAGGAGCAATGCAGATAGCTGCGGTTGTAGGTATATGCGCATCAGGCGCGGCATTTGTACCCATCGATCATGAACTCCCTGAATCTCGATACGAAACACTGATTAATGAAGCCGGGCTGGAAATTGTGCTGACTGAAGAGATTGCAGCCAGCCTGCAACCAGTTCATGACGAAAAGAAAATGCTGGAACGCACCCCGACGCAACCGGATGAGCTGGCCTATGTAATCTACACCTCCGGCTCCACCGGAAAGCCCAAGGGAGTGGCAATTAGCCATGAAGCCGCTGTTAACACGATTCTGGATATCAACAGAAGATATTCAATCAACCGTAATGACAGAATATTCGGAGTCTCCCGACTGACCTTCGACTTGTCCGTGTATGACATCTTTGGAGCCTTTGCCGCCGGGGCAGCTTTGGTTCTTCCCGACGACAAAGGGCAAAGAGACCCCGCGCACTGGCTTGAATGCCTGTCGCTTTACCAGTGCACAGTCTGGAACTCGGCCCCGGCCCTGCTTCAGCTGGCCATCGAATATGCCGAATCCAGCAATAAGTACCTTCCTCTTCTACGCACTGTTATGCTCAGCGGAGATAAAATTTCACCGGACACACCCGTCAGGATGAAAAAGATCGCGGCCAATTCCACCATCCACAGCCTTGGCGGAGCCACTGAAGCGGCAATCTGGTCAATCTGCCTGCCCATCTCTGACCACAAACCTTCTGACGGCCCCATACCTTACGGCTATCCCATGGACAACCAGCAGTGGTATGTTCTTGACGAATCACTGCAACCCTGCCCCGAACATGTGCTGGGTGATCTGTACATCGGCGGAAAAGGTCTGGCTATGGGCTACTACAAAGACAAAACCAGAACCGACAAAGCATTCATCCACCACCCGGACACTGGGCAAAGGCTCTACCGCACCGGTGACTTGGGAACCATTACCGCCAAAGGTATCCTGACTATTGCCGGGCGGCGTGATTTTCAGGTCAAGGTCAACGGACACCGGGTTGAACCTGCCGAGGTTGAACATATTCTGGGCAACCATGCTAAAATCAGCAGCCTGTCTGTTGTAGCACTTAGGACTGGGACCGCGACCAAACTGGTCTGCTATTACATTGGAACAGCCGGAGAGGAGGACTTCAGGGACTACGCATCAAAGATGCTGCCCCGCTATATGGTTCCGTCCCATTTCATGAAGCTTGAAGAGTTCCCGGTAACTCCCAGCGGAAAGATTGACCGCAAGGCCCTGCCTGAGCCCGCGAAAGAGACAAGCGAACCAATGGGGGGGGACACCCGCCTGACTGAAACTGAAATGAAGGTCGCAGAAATCTGGAACTCCCTGTTGCAACGGGAGAAGTCCCATCCGAATATGGACTTTTTTTCGGCCGGGGGGGATTCAGTCCTTGCTGCACGAATAACCCTTGAATTGCGTAAAGCCTTTAATACTGAATTTGCCCTGCCAAGATTCTTTGAATCTCCCACAATAAAAGGCCTTGCCAACTACTTCGACACTCAAAAAACAGAGAACATGGATTCGTTGGAGCAACATGGTGCAGCGGGAGATTCTGAAAAGGTTGTCGATATCCTGCATACTTCAGTACTGGCAAGACACCCTTCAGCAAACAGCATAGGTGCGCTGGTCCCTGCTGACCTTGCAAATCGCAACACGGCAAAACCTGCGGAAATCAAGAAACCATTCATCACCGGAGCTACCGGTTTTGTGGGAAGCCATATTCTTGCTTCGCTTCTGAAGGCCAGGGTCGAAAAAGTTTTCTGCCTTGTAAGGGCAAAGGACAAAGAAAACGGCCTTGAAAGAATACTGAAGACAGCGTCAGACTATGGTCTTGATTTCCAAAATGACCTGCATAAAATCGAGATAATACCCGGTGATCTGTCTGAAAAAAGATATGGTCTAAGCCCCGATGACTTCGAACAACTGGCGGAGAAAGCCGATTCCATCTTCAATTCCGGCGCACTGGTTCACTATATCTATTCATACGAAACCCTGCTCGGGCCCAATGTCCGGGGTGTAAGAGAGGCAGTAAGGCTGGCATGCACCGGACGGCAGAAACATATTCATCATGTCTCAACCGTTTCTGTATTCAGTCCCATGAGAGCCGAAACTTCACTGAAGATATATGAAGAAGAACCCATAGATCAGGATATGCAGGTTTTCGGCGGATACCCTCAGAGCAAATGGATTGCTGAAAAAGTTCTTAATCAGGCAGCGGAACACGGTGTACCGGTCAGCATTTACCGTCCCGGACTTATTACCGGATCAAGCCGTAACGGAAGTTGGAACAAGGAGGATTTCCTTTACCGAATTGTAAAAGGTTCAATGCAGGCCGGCTGCTTTCCTGACCTTGACCGGACTGAAAACTTCCTGCCTGTCGATGTTGTCGCCGAGGCAATAACCCATATTGCCCTTAGTAATTCCGATAAACGCTTCTTCAACATTGACGGGTTCAACCCTGTTCAGGCTTCGACCCTCATAGCGGCCATACATAAAGCCGGAGCGCAACTCGATGTTGTACCTTATGCTGAATGGCGAAAAAGAATTAACAGACCGGAAAATTCGCTGTTTCCGCTACTGCCTATCTTCCCGCAGAAAGTTGATCCGCAGAAAATATCGAGACAGCTCGTCTTTGATAATACAAATGCACAGGAAGCCCTGGAGGAAGGCACTGTTGTCTTTCCGAAGATAGAAGAACTCCTTCCCCTGTATCTGCGCACACTAATGGCATAA
- a CDS encoding AraC family transcriptional regulator: MVVINTNNWKHCENVSKKWLLESQKEVAWEEYQIRSGIKLIVQKLPALEETVQFEFESESAPVEFLYCLSGDTRLTVIDKNQKQHSIKTHSKKLTLSYLPETKGISTTQNGVPLQSVGLQIHPETLLHLVDEAGRSVCPQLHARIKSKNPRPFFNETELPLPIQITAQQILECMLSGSMKKIFLEYKALELMYTQLSLLDCALIKTKKITTYEHQAVMRAYEILMLDIASPPSLLSLAKQAGITHTRLNQLFKTIYGKTVFGVLRQERLECSRRMLEDGRRSVAEVAYECGFSSPSHLSRAFVEQYGLQPKRYQAENLKQHQRNISALIV; encoded by the coding sequence ATGGTTGTAATCAACACAAACAACTGGAAACATTGTGAGAATGTTTCAAAGAAATGGCTTCTGGAGTCGCAAAAGGAGGTTGCGTGGGAGGAGTATCAGATCAGGAGCGGAATCAAGCTGATTGTCCAGAAACTTCCAGCCTTGGAAGAGACTGTTCAATTTGAATTTGAATCCGAATCCGCCCCGGTCGAATTTCTATACTGCTTGTCGGGGGACACGCGGCTTACTGTTATTGATAAAAATCAAAAACAACATTCAATTAAAACACACAGCAAAAAACTAACCTTATCTTATCTTCCTGAAACCAAGGGGATTTCCACAACCCAAAATGGAGTACCACTACAATCTGTAGGTCTGCAAATTCATCCTGAAACTTTGCTTCATCTTGTTGACGAAGCCGGACGCTCAGTCTGCCCGCAGCTTCATGCCAGGATCAAGTCAAAAAATCCACGCCCTTTCTTTAATGAAACGGAATTACCGCTCCCCATTCAGATAACTGCACAGCAGATTCTGGAATGCATGCTCAGCGGCTCGATGAAAAAGATATTCCTTGAATACAAAGCCCTTGAGCTAATGTACACTCAACTCAGTCTTCTTGATTGTGCCCTGATTAAAACTAAAAAGATTACGACTTATGAGCATCAGGCAGTCATGAGAGCATACGAAATACTGATGCTGGACATCGCTTCTCCGCCTTCGCTTCTAAGTCTGGCTAAACAGGCCGGCATAACTCACACTCGACTCAATCAGCTTTTTAAAACCATATACGGCAAGACCGTTTTCGGGGTTCTGAGACAGGAACGGCTGGAGTGCTCCAGAAGAATGCTTGAAGACGGAAGAAGAAGTGTTGCTGAGGTTGCCTATGAGTGCGGATTCTCAAGCCCCAGCCATCTGTCACGCGCGTTTGTCGAACAATACGGGCTACAACCGAAACGTTATCAAGCGGAAAACTTGAAACAGCACCAGCGAAACATATCTGCCTTGATAGTCTAG